In Haliotis asinina isolate JCU_RB_2024 chromosome 11, JCU_Hal_asi_v2, whole genome shotgun sequence, the genomic stretch TAATTGTCTCgcaatttcaaacttgtgaagTCCGAAGATAATTCCATTGAAAACACTATATCTTTCTGAATTCCATAGAACAACAGAACATCTGGGTCTTTTCAGTGCTGTTCCCAGTTTTCCTtttgtattgattttgtttgattttctgtAACTGTTCATCTCCCTTTATCTCGTTTAGTTCTGAACACCACTGTATGTTCTTTTTCTATGAAGCTTTAACAGTTTCTTCTGTGTTGCCGTGTCCAGTCCCCAGTAAGGGATGGCATGAAAGGAAGTTGAGTGGGTCTGCAGCGTCTCTCcctggtgacccgtgaaggtcctggtgtAGAATAGaacacccatgcttgccataaaaggcgactgtgcctttcgtgagaggcgactaacgggatcaggtggtcagactcgctgacttggttgacacatgtcatcggttcccaaatgtgcagatcgatgctcatgttgttgatcactgaattgtctggtccagcctcgattatttacagaccaccgccatatagctgcaatattgctaaactcactcactcactcactcactctcactggCTCATAGATCAGATCATAGTCAATATTCTACATATCCACCACCCATCTTCCTGTTCTCTGTGGCAGTTTGACGCTAGCTTTGTTGAACAATGGGAACAAGGGTCTCTGTGCTGTGGTGATTTTGAGTCTAGGTGCTCCAAGCAGGTACATGCCGAAACGTTGTTTCACCTACCTGATCTATAGCATCCTTTTCTGTTTGACTGTAGCATTTTTCTGTGTCAGACATGTTGTGAACTGACTGCATACCTTGTCAGTTTCTTGGAATATTCCCACTGCTATTCCTCCTCAGTAACTTGCTTCCACACGTACCACTGTTGGTTTTCTGGAATCGAAGTAGGTGACAGTTATACCATTTGTGAGATGGTCTTTGGGGTCTTGGAAAGCACTATTTTCTGCTTTGCCCCAATGGAATTTGGCATTCTTGTGGGCCAGTTCTCGGAGAAGAGCTGCAAGGATTGCATATTTTGGAATGAATTTCGAGAGATATCCAGTCATCCCCTGACAACTTCTAATCACTTCCTTCGACTTCGGTGCTTTATAATTCTTCACAGATTTCAGCTTTCATTCGGTGGGTTTCAGCTTTCACTCAGTATAGATGTGACCTTAGAACCCCATGGCCTTGACTCCAAAGTGACACTTGTCCCTGTTTAGTGTGATACCGAAGTcacttttgttttgtcatgCTCTTCCTTACTCAAACAGATCTTGGGATGCTTTAGCTTCAAATATCAGCCGTTTCGACCTGTAGTTACCCCCAGGACGTTCTGAATGTTGTGACGCTTCTTCAGGCTTGGTCCATTACAAGTTGTCGGTATCTCTGACGCATATCCAGCTTGGAAAGGATGACACAGTCGTTGAATTTGTAGATGGAATCAACAACTGGTGCCTGTATGATTCTGCTTTTTTCCATACTCTTGTTTGCGACCCTCATGTCAATACTGGCTCTGATCATGTTTGGTGAAAGTATTTTCTGTGCTACACCTTTTAACTTTGGTTTCAGTTGTACAACCAGTGGCGAAGTTATTAGTTCGTATGTAGGGACACGTTCATAGATATCGTTCTCAAGACCCTGCtcaatcaactctttcaaaggTTTCTGAAGATAACATGGAATCTGGCGTGGCTTCTGCGCCATTGATACAGCATCGGTTTCATTGGTAAGGAACATGGAAAGTCTCTAATACTCCTGAGATCACAAAAATCTTCCCAATTTCATTGAACAAATGTCAGGATTCCTCCATCATGTTTTCCGTGTTACAAGTTTCCTTCACAACTTGCTCTGTTTTGTCTCGAAGATTGTTTCCTGCTTTGAGTCATCCATCTTCTCTGATTTGCAACATTCCTAACTCCACGAGAGATTTTCCTCTAATCAGCGGGGGTGAGTTTGGTGTGTCCTTTCACAACGATGAACTTTGTCTTGATATCATTCGTTGGATTTTTAACTGTAGTCTCGAACTCTCCGTTAACTGTTAACTTGAACTTGATTAAATCTAAATGTGCTGTACCACCAGTTGTACTTTGCTTTCTTTTACCAAACTGTCAAACTGAAATTCGTCCATTATATTAACATCTGCCCCAAAGTCAGGTTCTATGTGTAGAGGCACATCATTAATGACAATTGGTACCGTTTTACTGCGACTTTCCACCTTCTTGATTACTATAATGAACAGGTGAGACTTGAAACATTCTTCATCTGATGAATCTGAACATCTGCAGCCTCTGGTTTCTTCACAGtcttgtgtttgtatttacctTGTGTTTGCCTTGATTTATGACCTGAATGTTGAGCTATTCATGCCTGGTTTGTGTACGCCTGTCAGTCCACAGTACGTACACTGCTGTCCTTGAAATCCATGATTCTAGAATCCTCATCCCCGTCCATTATTTTGTACCACTTGCACTCTCAGGCCTCATTTCCTGTATTTGTGACCTTTTGTCTTCGACCTGTCATGCTTCAGTGAGGAACTGGTTAAGATTAAATGATTTGTTGATTGTCCTTGTATCAAATTTTAGTTCTCACTGGTTTGGATTTAACGTTAAAGAATTCGTTCATCTTTCGAATTACCAAATTCATAATCGTGTGCTTTCTCTCTTAATCTAGCTGCATAAGATGTGGTGCTTTCTTGAGAGTGaggtttcatttttaaaaataataatctTTCAGCTTCTACGTCTAACGCTGCATCTTCAGAATCCGGTAAACTCTTCTCTAGTCTTGAAATTTATTTCCCACCGTAAATAATAAGAGCATCTGTCTTATCTTTGACACTCGTGATGCAAAAATACCGAAATTAGCGCTCATTTCCCTCTAAAATTCGTCCCAGGCGCTGTCGCTGGTTATATGGTTGCCTGGTATGAACTGGGAACTCTTCAGGTTTTAGTCTGAATTGTGACAGTAGTTAGCGCCGGGGCAGCTTCTAGGTCTGCGTCCACCATTTTCTAAAACACATGTTGTGAACCCGCCCTCTATCGCCGAAACAGGTAAAGTCATAAATTACAACCTTCTGTCTATTAAAACTTGCACTGTTCAGTATACGCACTTACCTGTCCGTTCTTCACACTCGTCCCCAATGCAATATTGTTCACCTTGCCAGCATGCTCACAACCCTTGCTCGAAGACAGCATGACAAGTACTTAGCTTACTAGAGAGACTATAATTCCCTCCCTTAGACTGCATGCTGAGTGAGGAGGTGTGTCAGCTTCGATCACTGTTATCAAAGAGGGGTCCATTTAGGATATAGATTCATAGCgggatatatacacatacaccataaTGACACAAACTAGCAGAACTAGTCTTGTTCTCAAGAAGACGTTCCCGTACAATGTAAGACACCGGAGGATGTCGTCCATCCATATACTTCACCCCTTGCATGAAAGCACAAGGAAGATGGTCAGTAAACATGAATATCAGGAACTATGTCTTGAATACAAACTACAACACAAGGAAACGACTTAGAGTGAATAACAAGTGGACATGAGTGTGCATAACTTCCATGTCAACAACTGTTTAACATTGTTTAACATTTGCACAGAACGACAATCGAGACAAATCTAACATGGGATCATCAGTATATATTATAGCATGTCGCAAACTGAGTTATAGCTTCAATCCTTCACAAAATAAAGACTAACAAGAAAATAACAGGAGTACATCAATGTCTGTAGTTacataagtcctacgtaggagacagtaagttctacgtagagatagtgacaccacaaaacattttcaccgtggccctaatacgcttccgtagttACACGCCTTCAAAGAACCATGTTTAATTATTCTACCGTATCACACTGTGTGGCAAAATACtaacaatttacattgatatTACTCGTCAAACATGAGAATCAAAGAGGTTATACATGTCAGGTCTTCCTGCACGGTTTGCTAGAATGGCTGCTGTGTCCCCATCCTTGTTCCTGTCGTTTATGTCGACAAGGTTCTGTGAAAGGATATACCCCACTATCTCCAGATGTCCACCTAAAGTGGCCAGATGAAGTATGTTATTACCCCAAACATCTACTATGTTTGTTAAACCACCTTCACGCACAAGCAGATCAACCACCTTTCCTTTTCCATAATATGCCGCCTTCATCAAAGCTGTCCTCCTGTGTTTTCCTCTGCTGTTGATATTCACCATTTCTCGTGACAGGATATACTGAACCATCTTTGTATCATCCCTTAATGAAGCATAATGAAGTATGTTTTCTCCATTACCATCAACCTGTGACACATTAGCTTTCATGCGCACGAGGTACTCAAAAACATTGATGTGTCCGATAAGAGCAGCCTTCATCAGAGGGGTAGCTCCGTATTTTTCACGACTGTTGATATTCACCAGGTTTTGTGACAGGATATACTGAACCATGTCTGTATGGCCCCCGAATGAGGCATGATGAAGTATGTTGTCTCCCCTATCATCAACATGTGACACATTAGCTCCATTAGATACGAGGAACTCAAAAACGTTTTTGTGTCCTACATATGCAGCCTTCATCAGCGGGGTTGCTCCCGTTTGTGTTCTACTGTCAATGTCTGTGGTGTTTAGGGAAAGGATATACTTCATCATCTCGACCTGTCCACTCAAAGCGGAAAGATGAAGGATGTTGTGACCCTTATCATCCACTAAGTCCATTCGACCACCAAACCTCACAAGCAGATCACAAATTTCTCTATGTCCATAATATGCTGCTCTCATCAATGGTGTCCTCTCGTATTTACCTCTACTGTTAATGTCCACCATCTCTCGTGTTACGATAAACAcaaccatgtttccatgtcccGCAATTGAAGCATGATGAAGTATGTTGTCTCCGTCAGTATCCACGAGATGCCTATTAGCTCCAAATGACATGAGGCACCTAAAAACGTGTATGTGTCCTTCTGATGCAGCCTTCATCAGAGAGGTTTCTCCGTTATTCCCCCTACTGTTAATATCAACACTGCATTCCTCGAGTACATACCTCACCATATACTCATGCCCTCCTCTGCATGCCAAGTGCAGGATATTCTCACCATCGTCATCCACGTGTGACACATTAGCTTCCTTGGACACTAGGAAAATGAACACGTCCATGTAACCACAATATACAGTCTGGAGCAATGGAGTTGATCCACGCATTCCCTTACTGTTAATATCAACAGTAGTATGTTTGACTATATACTTCACAATAGCCATAAGTCCTCCTCTGCAGGCCATGTGCAGGACATTGTCTCCGTTTTCATCTACGAgtgatacatcagctcctttGCGTACGAAAAAGTgaactagttttacatgtccCTCTTGAGCCGCCACCATAAGTGGTGTCTTTCTGTGCTTCTCACCTCTACTGTTGACATCAACCGAACCTTGGAACAGGATGTGTTTCACTCGGCCCAGGTCCCCTTTCCTGCAGGCTTTGTGGAGCTGTCTGTTATCGTGGGTTTCCATCTTGTCTTCTTTTTCTTGTTTGCATCGTTCATGGGTGTTCCGCTTCTTATCTGTtgaatgaatatttgaataCAAAATGACAATTTGATAGCAGTTAGAATTACTGTGAAATCGTCTAAACTTAATTATAAAGAAAATGTAAGTTATATAGTGTCGCTTTTCTCGGTTAAATTGAACATTGAAACTTCACTTGGGCAGGCACATAAATGTTTTTGACTGTAAACTCCGGTTGCATATCTTGGCAATTCTTACTACAACCCTGCACTTTAGTCTCAATTAGATCTTATACAAGTCATCAAATCAGTAACGTCAATTAGAAGTTACAAAGTCTGTttttacatgtaaatattatttccCCATACACTGTTTCAGAGAGCATGTTACTATTATACTTTATTGAAAACTTCAAAAACATTATGCTTGAAACCATTAACAAGTATGGattattgtaacaaataaattatAGTTCGTAACCTTTCAGTGATACAATGCCACGTTGGCTGTATTGCAAATTTATCGTGACAGTGAAAGCTCCTAGAAACAGACATGAATCATATATTAATTgtatctgtcaacaaaggagaGCAAAACAGTTAAAGTGTTACAAAGTATTCCTTAGCTCTATCATGTTATCATAAAAAGGCATGATGCACAATGCAGGACGAACAGCATaatacgggctatagatcaTAAGCGAGTGAAAGAATACGACACTCTCAGGTCTAACAACGTTTTAAGGCTTGCTTGATTTTAGGTGAATGTACAAGAAGGATAGCGCAGTGCAGTATGTAGTATTCCCAGGAAGTATTGAGAAAACATCTTCAATCTAGAAACAATCACTATTTTGTTGGGATGCATATTGTAAGTACTGCAGTATCAGCAATGCAGGTATACGTACTCGTAGCCCAA encodes the following:
- the LOC137256444 gene encoding ankyrin repeat domain-containing protein 50-like, which encodes METHDNRQLHKACRKGDLGRVKHILFQGSVDVNSRGEKHRKTPLMVAAQEGHVKLVHFFVRKGADVSLVDENGDNVLHMACRGGLMAIVKYIVKHTTVDINSKGMRGSTPLLQTVYCGYMDVFIFLVSKEANVSHVDDDGENILHLACRGGHEYMVRYVLEECSVDINSRGNNGETSLMKAASEGHIHVFRCLMSFGANRHLVDTDGDNILHHASIAGHGNMVVFIVTREMVDINSRGKYERTPLMRAAYYGHREICDLLVRFGGRMDLVDDKGHNILHLSALSGQVEMMKYILSLNTTDIDSRTQTGATPLMKAAYVGHKNVFEFLVSNGANVSHVDDRGDNILHHASFGGHTDMVQYILSQNLVNINSREKYGATPLMKAALIGHINVFEYLVRMKANVSQVDGNGENILHYASLRDDTKMVQYILSREMVNINSRGKHRRTALMKAAYYGKGKVVDLLVREGGLTNIVDVWGNNILHLATLGGHLEIVGYILSQNLVDINDRNKDGDTAAILANRAGRPDMYNLFDSHV